The DNA segment TCACATGGCACCTTATTTATCGGGATTTTCTGTTCTCACAAGCCGGTAACGGTTTGGCTCTCATTTTCCCAGGTGACACAGTACCTGCTGGACCAGTCATTTGTGATGGACGAAGAAACCCTTTATGAAGCTTCTCTGCGAATAGAGCCCAAACTGCCTTCTTGAGCCCGGAGCAGTGGCCAGTGGCTGCTCGTGTACACTCGCTATACCATACTGTATAtatctgtttgtttctgttggaCGCTCTGGAGTGACTTCCATGTATGTGCTTCTCCAAGCAAACAGCCCCCCTCGTCCTTAGGCCGCAGTAGACCTCGCGTAGGATTTCCCGCATCGTTTAAGGTTTCACGCATCGACACCTTGCTGGAGTCCTGGTTTCTTTTTGATgatgttatttttgtcatttgttcTTCTTGAGGGGGCTGGCGGTCGGGCAGGGGAACCCCTGTGTTCCCACGGGGCTCTCGGGCAGCGCAGGGCGGCTCTTGCTCAGGCCGTTTCGGCAGTGACATCCCTGGGCAAACTCTGTAAGGCAGGGGAAGAGAACACATTAAAGTTTATCCCTCCACGTGAAGCTGCCCTCTCTCTCTGTGCCACCCCCCTGTGCTGGCCGGGCACTGGGGGGGCCTCTCGGATGCTGCCCCGGGTCCCTCCTAAGTTGGGAAGATGGAAACATCCCTTCGACTCTCCTTGCTGCATACGGCTCATGACAAGCTTCTGTTGATATGCTATAGATCCGTATACCTTGTGACCACTATGAGTAACATGATGTAGAATTAGAAGAAGATGACCGAGTGTTTTTATTACATATACTGTAATCCTGTCTAACCACCTTCTAGCAGGAATATAGTAATGTAGTGCTTATTCTGTGAATATTAccatgtattttttacattgtaCAGTATATAAACACAGTTTAACTTTACAGTGGCAGGCATGCTCCACTCTGACAACCAGAACACTTTTGCTGTAAGCAATACCTGGTGGTATGAGAATTCTCTTTCAAGCCCTAAAACTATTTCAACTTACAgcttgtttggaaaaaaaaaatttccatttttttgtaaaaatatatgtttCCTGATTACCTCTTGCTAATAAATCTATTCTATCTCAGGGTGAACCGGGACTTGTGATGTTTTTATCGGCGGGTTAACGCCGGAGCCGCAGACACCGCCCCCTTTGCTGGGCGCTGGGATGtcccgccccctgccccgccccctgccccgcccctcccgcagaggctcggctcggctcggcccggcccggcccggtcCGGCTCGAAGATGGCCTGGGCCGTGCTGCTGGCTGCGGCCGCACTGCTGGcccccgctgccgccggggAGCCCACGGCCGAAGGTAACGGGGCACCGGGAGGGGAGggcacggctcggctcggcgccCCGGGCGCTCTCCGGGCCGGGGCCCGCGGGTAGGCCGgcagggcggcggcgggggagccgagccgagccggggCAGCCGCTGACGCCTCCCCGCTCTCTCCcgcagaggagctgctgttcAAGGCCTGGATGCTGCAGGTAACGCTCCGGGGCGCCTGCTCTGCGGGCCGGGGCTCGGGGCCCGGGGCTTGGGGTGGGCCGGGCCCCCGCGGGAGCAGCGGCACCTCGGGGCGCGGCTGACGGGCTCTGCCCCCCCAGAACCCCCGGCGGTACGGCCCGGGCGAGTACCCCCGCAGGCTGCGCATCTTCCTGGGCAACAAGAGGCAGATCGACGAGCACAACGCCGGCAACCACAGCTTCCAGAGTAGGAGCCGTTtcccagcccccggcccgctcTGGCTGGGAACGCCGGGCCTTACTAAGCCAAACGtgttccccttccctcctccttccagtGGGCCTCAACCAGTTCTCAGATCTGACCTTCGCAGAATTTAAAAAGTTGTACCTGTGGAGAGAGCCCCAGGTAAATCACGGGAGCGGGTGATGGgcgggcaggagggggcctggcagcccccagccgcGAGGGGCTCTGCCCCTGTGTGTGGGTCGGCACCCCCTcgctgtgctgcctgccatCAGTGTGGTGTCCTGCTCGGCCGGAGCCTGGGTAAGGGCGAGGTGAaccccccatcccctgccctctcGGCTGTCAGCTGCCTCCTGACCCCGGCTCCAGCTGAGTTGtcacttctgctttcagctttccAGGTTGCTGTGTATTCTTATGGGTAGATCTAAGGCCCAATCCTGGCTCTTTGGGGAGACAGcagctccctgagcagcctgggcaCCGCTGCCGGGGGTGCGGGTGGCCGTGCCCTTCCAGGGCTGGCCCATGTCTCTGCAGGTGCAGTGGCTGCATGGGGCGGCCAGGGCTGCACGTGCAGCGTGGCAGTCACCGCTccccccgccacagccctcctgCCTCGCTTGCAGAACTGCTCAGCCACAAAGGGGAATTTCCTGCGCAGCTCTGGGCCATATCCTGACTCCATCgactggaggaagaagggaaattTTGTGACACCTGTGAAAAACCAGGTGAGGAGTGTGTGTCATCGGTCATGCACCAGGAATGGGCTGGGAGAGGGCCTCTCCACAGCGGGCAGGGCTCTGTGCTGGAGGGTGTGTGCCTGCAGGGAAGGGGGCCCCCCTGGGAGCCCCTCTGTGGtcagggtgggctgggacagggggAGGCTGTGGgcccctgggcaggggctgagcagaAGGTGAAGCCTAGCTGCTGGCAGGGCGTGGAAGCGCTGTGCTCCTGACCTGCCCTTCAGCCCTGGCCCTGGCATTTTGGGGAGGCCGGTGACCCTGCAGCACGTTATGGAGCAGCTCCTCTCTGGTTCCTAATGCAGGGCccctgtgggagctgctggaccTTTTCCACCACAGGATGTTTGGAGTCTGCTATTGCTATTGCAACAGGAAAGCTCCTCTATCTGGTaagtgattttctttcctgtgcacTGACAGCAAGTCCTGCCTCCAATTatctgccagggctgccagcgGAGCCAGCCCACTCCTGTCCGGGACAGCCGCTGGCTGCTTGTTCCCAGTCTGGCTGCACATCGCTGCATGTGGCTGTAGCAGGCACCCCTGGCTCTGCAGACACCTTGCAGCTCTTCACAAGCCGATCAGAACTGCTGGGGAGGCATGGGGCGGCATGGCTGGGAGCTCTCTGTGCCTGAGGATGTGCCTGTCACCATCCCCTCTTGGGATCCAAGTGTCCTGCAGTCCCGGGCTTTGGCAGAGCCCTTTTTGGAGCAAGACAAAACCAGAGGGATGGGAGGCTGATGGGTCCGGCCGTGGTGAGCAGGCCCAGTTAGCTAGAGCTCTCTCTGGTGCTGCCACACAGCAGGAACTCCTCACTGCAAAACAGCTTGCTGCAAGCAGTTTTGagactgtttatttttaaactccaAGAGGATTTACATTCTTGAAGTACTAGAAAGACAGTAGCCACTTATATGACATATTGGAATGCCTAATGATGGGGtgtgttaaaaacaaacttgacctttgaaagaaatctcaGCCAGCGCTCCCGTGGGTGGGATGGTGTCCCAGCAGGCATGAGGAGGAAAGTCTCTTGCAGACAGAGCTTGCTGGGCTGCCAGCTCCTAGTCTTCCTTGTCCCCCTCCTTGGGACATGGAGCTGTTCAGCCGGGTGATTCCCGCTCACAATGGGTGAGCAGCCAGCTGCATGGATAAAACCAACGCTGTTCAGTTGCCGGCTGCACAGGTTGCATTTTGTCTAACTTTTTCCAAATGAGGTGTTGAATATATACTGACTCAAAACGCTTTTGTTCCGTAGGCAGAACAACAGTTAGTTGATTGTGCCCAGGCTTTTAACAACCACGGCTGCAGTGGGTAAGTAAGATAAAGAATAGAAATGAGAGTATCTTATGTTCCATGACTGACAGCCTTTCTCAAGATCTGGATGTCTGGATCCTTCCAGGTCTGGGAATGGGGTTTGTTTTCCCGTGGCTGAGATGTGTCAGGGAAAAgaatttgggtttggtttgctCATTTTAATTTCACCCTCCCTAGATGTTAGAATGTAAACCTCTAGCATTTCTTAACTTCTGTTGTTCCTCTTGTTtatcagtttttcttctgatactTTGCTGTTACAGTGTCTTCTGATACTGCAGTCACAGGTGCTATGTAGCCAGGGTTTAACACGCTcagggaaagcaggaggagTTTTGTCTGTTGCTCTGCTCATGGGTCACATGCATCTCGTGGTGCTTTAAGGAACCCACAGAAACTTCTGCTTCCCCTTTGGTAAATTCCTACTGGTATTGctagagaagacagaaaataaagctttctgaaatcttgttttctgtaagtTAAGCAGTCCCTGAGGAATGCTCAGAGAGCTGAGCAAAACCAGTCttggtgctttttatttttcttgtgacTCCTCTTTAGTCCTTTCCTTGTCAGCGCAGGCTGATCAcactctccttttcttctctctgtgaGATGTGCTCCCTGAAGGTGGCcagggaaagaagcagctgcttgctGGAGATGTGGGTCCCTTGTCCTCCATGTGCTGTGTAGCTGGAgaccccagccaggctgggcagaggctAAGGAAAAATACCTTTCAGTGTGTGAGGCTGCAAAGCTGATCTAGCACAGTTGGTGCTGTGTGGGTGAGGTGGCCTCACACCTTTGGGGCCCCTGTGTTGGCATTTTCCCCCAGGGATCAGGCACCCCTGAGAATGAGGCCCTCCCATGCCTGTGTAGGACCGTGGCAAACAGCATGATGGGCCAGGCCTGAGTGCCAGGCAGGGAGATACTGCAGGGACAGACTGGAGTTCATGCCTTTAGAGGGTCTGGGATACACActgtcctttcctttccccctaGATTGTGGGAATGGTCTGCAGGACTGCGGGGGAATATTGATGgctttgctctgcagaagcCGCAGCATTACCATCCTAATTAATCTGCATTCCGGCTGTGTTGTCTTGCAGGGGCCTGCCAAGCCAAGCCTTTGAATACATATTGTATAACAAAGGGCTCATGGGGGAGGACACCTACCCATACCGGGCCAAGGTATTTCCAGCGCAGCTCAGATACACTTCTGCCATGGCAGAGCAGGCTCTAACACCAGTTCCTTTCTGTCTGCACAGAATGGCACCTGCAACTTCCAGCCAGAGAAGGCTATTGCATTTGTCAAGGATGTTATCAATATCACGCAGGTAAGGCCCTGAGGGCTGTCTTTCTGAATTTCCAGGGCTGTGCCAAGCCTGAATATCCCAAGGcgtgctgggctctgcagtgcAAGTTGCAGCCTGCTTGCTCCTGGGAGAGGAGCAAGCTGCTGGCATGCACACAGCATACACACTGGTGACTCCTTTTCCTGAGGGTGGCAACAACGAAGTGCCGTAGCCAAAATACAGGCACAGGGTCTCTGCCTGCTTTCCACAGTGGGTGCACCTCCAAGCTGTAAGAAGGTCTGGGTTCTTGTCAATGCAAGCAGCACCTGTTTGTTTGTAAGCGGAAAGCCAGGGTTAGCCATCCCCACTGTGCTCTGACTGCTGGTCCGCTGATCCTGACTGGTCCCAGCATAATCAAGAGATCAATGACCCTGGAATCCTCCTCTTGCAGTATGACGAGGATGGCATGGTAGAAGCTGTGGGAAAGCACAATCCAGTGAGCTTTGCGTTTGAGGTGACAAGTAACTTCATGCACTACAGAAAAGGAGTCTACTCAAAGTGAGTATTTCTGAACTTGGGAGGTGAGGGTGAGGAGAAGGTGTAGAACCGGAATTGTTTGAATccccatttcttctgctgtacaGCAATGGATGCAGGGACACTGGactgttttcttgcattttcttttaaatagaaaatagaaaacataaGTAAACTGAGCCTTGATAAATCGATTTCCCAGGGAGATGAGAacacagcacagggaagaggGAACAGTGTGCTTTCAGACAATTTACTGCTAGGAACCAGTCCAACCTGAAGACCAGACTGTATTTGGAATGAAGGTCAGCAAGTCAAGTGAGCTTGAGAGATCCTTCTGCAGTCCTGCCgcagagctgggagaagcctgtcccagggctgaTACGCGTGTCTGAGCTGTGGGTGGTGGCAGGGTCAGCCCAGGTCTTGCAGCTGAACACATCTAGTTTACTTAGGGTAAGCCCTAACCAAAGTAAGTTTTCTACGAGGCTCTTCCAGTGCTAGACCTCAGAGGGGTGGTGGCAAGCTGTGTAGCTGCCTTCATGCTGTACCGTGCCTGAGGTGGTACGTTTGCAGGTTGTGTTATTTAAGGCGGGGGGTTCTGCATTGCTGTTCTCTGCAGCGCAGGCAGGTCCCCAAGCACCTTGTGTCAATCCCATCAGGTACTTACCTGCCACTCTGCAGCTGGACatgtaagaaaagcagcagagatggaaaaattaCGGTGAGACCTGAAATGACCTGGCAGAAGGTCTTGAGTGTTGTGTCAGCTCTACAGCCAAGGCAAAAAGCTACTTAAAAGGGTGATGATTATATTTTGGAAAGACTATGGAAGCTAACTGTGGCAGGATAGATTTCTGTTAGGcaagaaatggggaaaatgtGTGTTTGGAGAGaactagaaaaatgttttagagTAATGAATCCTCAGTCACGTAGAACTGCAGGGAAAATTAAACTAAGAGTCTAAGCATGAGTGATgtgccccagggagctgcaaggGAAAGAGTAGAGAGCACCGTGAATTCAGGTAGCTTTGCTGTTGCAATAAAGACAGAAATCTCAAAATTAATGGCCAGCAATGGGCAGGTTTAAGGTGTTAAAGCAGGCAGATGATCAAGATACTGTAGTAGGATTCCAGTTTCAGGAACACACCAAGTTATCCTGTAGATTTACAGTCTAAGGTAGATTTAAAGTCAGAGTTTATGGAATAATTGATGCTCCAGTGTTTTCAGCCTGTGGTCCCCAGACCAACTATTAACAGATTCAAGAAAAGTAAATCTGTTGTGGTGATTATTGATCTTAACCTGCAactggaaaatgtttaaaaacaggTGCTCAGGAGACGGGAGCTTGTACCTTGTGTTGCCTTGTTTTATATCACAGGCAGCAACTTTCCTCAAGTGCAATTTAAAAGCTGGAGATTCAGAGGAAATAGAAGGAAATGTGTATTTAGACTGAGGAACTCGCTGTTCCCTGTGTAGAATGCAGAACAGTGCCCCTGAACTTCAGGGCAGAACAAACCATTACTGGGATGCACTAAGAGCTTGTTTTCATTGGAAGAATTCCTTTGCTCATTGTTTTCATTGTGGCTTGTTCTTGTGTGACAATGTTGACATTAATTCTGAACAAAAGGCCAGACCAGGTACTCAGATCAAAGGTCCATGTAGCCTATCGAGAAAACAGAGCAATATCTCCTTTTCTTGGCTTTCCTCCATACTCCCCACAACTGGAAGTTCAGAGTAAGCATTAGTTCTTTTTGCAGTTGGAATGCAATTGAGAATGCCAGCTAATCCATAATTATAGGCTGTTTTTTCATGCAACaaatcagcattatttttccatttcttttgcagCCCAAAATGTGAGCACACTCCTGACAAGGTGAACCATGCTGTCCTTGCTGTGGGGTatggagaagaaaatgggaCTCCTTACTGGATTGTGAAGAACTCCTGGGGCCCGATGTGGGGCATGGATGGGTAAGGAGTTCCCAGCACTACCGAACCCACCACAGTCTTCCTGTACCTTGTAAAAGGACAGTCATGTGCATGGGATTCTACAGCCCCTGGGTCACCCTTATGTGCTCAAACTGAaatttgtgttttcagctgtttcatACTCTGGGAGGAAGCACGGGAAATCATCCCAGCCTCAGCAGTGAAGGAGACATGGCTCTATGAACTAGTCCTGGGGTGACTGGTTAGAGCAGACTCAGATCAGTAGACCTGCCGTAGTAGCCAGGGTCTCGGCCAATGCATGCAGAGCCACCATACTGCTGTCAGGAGAGCACCGTGCCTCTTCTGTGGTTATGTGGCCAAAGAAGGGGTTGTGCCAGGTTGCGCTGGGAGTGAGTTTTCACTCCAGTTCCACAAATATCTCCAGCTGCAAGTGAAATCTTTGGGAGCTGCGTGCTAACTCTGCTTGTTTGTGATAAAAGGGGACAGGGATAGCATTGCCTGGCTAAGTACTGGCAGTAACAGCTCCATCACAGGTATTTGCTCCTGGTGTGAGGAAGGAGCTAGCATGTAATTAGAGCAGTTGCCTTGTATCACTGTCTGTTGTGTTGACTCTGCCAAAGGAGGGAATACTCACTCatatacatttctttctcttcttagGTACTTTCTTATTGAACGTGGCAAGAATATGTGTGGTCTCGCTGCTTGTGCATCTTACCCAGTTCCTCAGGTGTAAGAGGAGAATGCAGGCTGGGGAAAGCAGGCATAGGAAAAGGAACAACAGATTGTATGCAAATTTCTGAGTGCTAAAATCGAGAAAGTGCGAACACGTAATACCTGTCTGCAGAAAGTTATGTTGCTGGTAGATTCCTCTGCTTGCATACAGCTTCTTGCAGCAGGAAGACCtgcacctcctttccccagccaAAAGCAAGTGTGCTCCCACACTGAACGCCAGACTCTCACCTCCTTCTGGCATTATGTGCTTGTTTGCGGTGTGCCTTGCTCCCAGTGCCAGCTGGGGCCCCGCACCTCTGCTGGGGGGTGTCAGCAGTGGCGGAGGGATGGCAGCTGCTTAGGTGGTGGAAATGTCACGCAGCTACCAGATGCTGCCTCAACAAAGTCACCCCTTCCTTCATGTGGTAGTTTCCCAGTTGACAGATGTTcttgagatttattttctttgaaggctatttttcatttctctagAGAAAGATGACTGCTGTGATTTGTATGTTTTATCTATTTTGATTAAatgtttttagtattttttgtattaaaaaatcagggtattttaatgcaaacagagaagaaacggattaatttattttatgaatcaATGAAGAAAGCAAGATGCTTATTACCAATAGTTTATAAAGAGCTGAGGGTGAGAGAAGGCTGCGTGTCAGGAGGGAGGCCTTTTGTTGTGTGCTATTTCACGCTAAAATCTGCCACTGTTTGAATAAAGATGACTCGTCACCGGTGCGGTGTGCGCTCTCCGTGGCCCAGTGGGTTACCGGCGCGGTGACCGGTGGACGATGTGGCCGTGTCTGTGCGGCCTGGGGGGCGGCTGACGCGGGCACCGTCCTCCTGacacagcttctgcaagcgACGAGGGTGTCCAAAGCATTAAAACTTTCCTGGGGTTACGCAGCTGGCTTTTATAACCAGCTTTAAAGCGCCTGCAGCAGGGGCCCGGTGCTCACCCCGCCGCCATTTTGCGGGGAGGGTGAAGCGGAAGCCCCGCCCTCTGCCAGGCAAGCGGAAGCGCTATGCCGTCACTTCCGCCCGCGGCGCGGCCATCCAATGGCGGGGCGGGCTGTGTTTTGGCGCTGAATACGAAGGGGCGCGCGGAGGCGggcgcgcggccccgccccgtCATGGCGGCCGTGCCGCAGAACAACCTGcgggagcagctgcagctccactCGGCCCGCGGCTCCTTCGGCAAgctgcccccgccgcgggcccggCCGGCGTGAGTACGGCGTGCCGCGGGGCCCCAGCGGGCGGGGGTGCGGCCGGGGGCGCGAGCGGGCCGCTAACGAGGGGCTCGTTTCTCTCCTCAGGGGCTTTACCTTCAAGAAAACCTCCCCGGCTGGGGCCCTGCCCGCGGAGCGGGAGCCTCGGGGCCTCGCCGCCGCCTCTGCGTTAAGGGACAAAGATGTCAacacctccctgcctgccctcgcCTCGTCCCTCCTAGCCTCCACCggcaagaaaacacaaatcGGGGATTACTTTCCACCAGCAGCCGGCCCCCGTGGACAGAGCCTGCAGCCGGCCTGTGCCAGCCCGGCGCTTGCCAGGCCCCTGCTGGCCAGGCTTCGGGAGGCGTCACAAGTCCTCGCCGGCTCTGGGAAGAGGAGCCTGCCCCAGGGGCTGTGTGGCGTTGCCACCCGGGAGGCTGGACCCGGGCCTGCAGCTGGCCCAGTCATTGCCATCGATGATGAGTGGGATGACATTGACGATTTTGATTTGTCGGGAATGGAAAAGAAGTCTTGCAGACCGCCAGTCCCGTCCCCCAAGGGGCAGCAGGCCTCCTGCAAGCCTTCCCAGAGGTCAAAGCCTTGCCTGGATGAGCCACCTGGCTTTCCCAGGACTGTGGGCGATGTGCCTGGCAGCCATGACGCTCTGGGGTGTGGGGAGACCTCACCAGAGGCTGAACAAGAACCCTTGTCACAGCAATCGGTGATCTGTCTTGAGGattcagctccctgcagccGTACCAAGGCTGCGAGGGAGGGCCTTTGGGAGAATTTACCTGCTGATGTGATTTTGGATGGTGCCAGGGAAGAGGCTTGCCCAGGTAACTATTTTCAAGTACCAGTGAGCTAGAAGTAAATACGTTCGTGCTTGAATACAGGGggcttgatttttcagaaattagaGGGAGCTGCATGATGCTCGTATCTGACGAGCAGTCATGGGCGCGTGGATTTTGTTAGGGTAACTGCAGCTTATGAAAGTGCAGGATTGTGACTGGTGGAGGATTGTCTTTGTGGCAGAAGTAGCAGCTGGTTGCATGGTAATATTGGAGTTGCAAGACTTCCAGAAACTAAGAGCAACAATCTATAGGGATGATATAGAAAGAGAAGCACTTCTAAAATTTATATGAAAGAGACGTAAAATCATCTTATGCCTTAGTGTAATAACGAGAAAGAGTAAACAACAAAAGGAGATCTCTtcccatttaaaacaaaaaaccaaaaccccttGATGACGACCAAAAAGTTCATGACTCTTTGTCAGAGTGCTTCCTTGGCAGCTCAGTGTTCCGTGCagcttctttattttatatgcCTGGCCTCTTACGTTTTGAAACTTTTgatctttatttctgaaattaatttgtttatgCAACAGAACAATATTGAACGGTGTTCAGTGATGCTGCCGTTACACAAAATGGTGAAAGGATTTGTGAACTGAGTTTTTCTTCAtaagaatattttgttaccttttcccctctttcagtgaaatgaattttaatATGTTAAGATGTTGGCCTTTCTTAGCAAG comes from the Falco cherrug isolate bFalChe1 chromosome 7, bFalChe1.pri, whole genome shotgun sequence genome and includes:
- the CTSH gene encoding pro-cathepsin H produces the protein MAWAVLLAAAALLAPAAAGEPTAEEELLFKAWMLQNPRRYGPGEYPRRLRIFLGNKRQIDEHNAGNHSFQMGLNQFSDLTFAEFKKLYLWREPQNCSATKGNFLRSSGPYPDSIDWRKKGNFVTPVKNQGPCGSCWTFSTTGCLESAIAIATGKLLYLAEQQLVDCAQAFNNHGCSGGLPSQAFEYILYNKGLMGEDTYPYRAKNGTCNFQPEKAIAFVKDVINITQYDEDGMVEAVGKHNPVSFAFEVTSNFMHYRKGVYSNPKCEHTPDKVNHAVLAVGYGEENGTPYWIVKNSWGPMWGMDGYFLIERGKNMCGLAACASYPVPQV